In Acidobacteriota bacterium, one DNA window encodes the following:
- a CDS encoding HoxN/HupN/NixA family nickel/cobalt transporter — MKPRIRTLYAGLVAGNLAAWVWAVVVFRHYPVLLGTALVAYSLGLRHAVDADHIAAIDNVTRKLMQERQQPVTVGMWFSLGHSTVVFIGAGAIAGATLALQGRIGELQVIGGVVGTSLSALFLFAIAVVNLMVWHSVHRAFRRVRAGGSYQEEDVSLLTAGGGILARLFRPMFGMIRSSLGMYPLGLLFGLGFDTATEIGLLGIAAAEAAKGLSLTAVLVFPALFTAGMALVDSSDGVLMVGAYGWAFAKPVRKLFYNLTITAISALVALAVGGVEALGLFGNEMHLGGRFWAALGTINQHFGTVGYAIIGLFVVSWLIAIAIYKWQRLDTAGPLDNSPSPRAIL, encoded by the coding sequence ATGAAACCTCGCATCCGCACCCTGTACGCCGGTCTCGTTGCCGGCAACCTCGCCGCCTGGGTCTGGGCCGTCGTTGTCTTCCGTCACTATCCCGTGCTCCTCGGAACGGCCCTCGTCGCCTACAGCCTCGGCTTACGCCATGCCGTCGATGCCGATCACATCGCTGCCATCGACAACGTCACCCGCAAGCTCATGCAGGAACGCCAGCAGCCCGTAACCGTGGGCATGTGGTTCTCCCTCGGCCATTCGACGGTGGTCTTTATCGGCGCTGGCGCCATCGCCGGCGCCACCCTCGCGCTGCAAGGGCGTATAGGCGAGCTGCAAGTTATCGGTGGTGTAGTGGGCACTTCGCTCTCGGCGCTGTTTCTGTTCGCCATCGCCGTCGTGAACCTCATGGTCTGGCATTCCGTACACCGCGCCTTTCGCCGCGTCCGTGCCGGTGGCAGCTACCAGGAAGAAGACGTCTCGCTGCTTACTGCCGGCGGAGGCATCCTCGCGCGCCTGTTCCGTCCCATGTTCGGCATGATCCGCTCCAGCCTCGGCATGTATCCGCTCGGCTTGCTGTTCGGCCTCGGCTTCGATACCGCAACCGAAATCGGCCTGCTCGGCATCGCCGCCGCCGAAGCCGCCAAAGGCCTGTCGCTTACCGCCGTGCTGGTCTTCCCCGCCCTGTTCACCGCCGGCATGGCCCTGGTCGATAGTTCCGACGGTGTCCTCATGGTAGGCGCCTACGGCTGGGCCTTCGCCAAACCGGTCCGCAAGCTCTTTTACAACCTGACCATCACCGCGATTTCCGCTCTCGTGGCCCTCGCGGTCGGCGGCGTCGAGGCTCTCGGCCTGTTTGGCAATGAGATGCATCTCGGCGGCCGCTTCTGGGCCGCCCTCGGCACCATCAACCAACACTTCGGAACCGTCGGCTACGCCATCATCGGCCTGTTCGTCGTGAGCTGGCTCATCGCCATCGCCATCTACAAGTGGCAGCGCCTCGACACCGCCGGACCGCTTGACAATTCCCCCTCGCCGCGCGCCATCCTATAG
- the hypE gene encoding hydrogenase expression/formation protein HypE, protein MDTPQPSLVNASCPLPLREHERIVLGHGAGGKLTAQLINDVFLPAFRNPVLERMDDQAVLALPAATTGQGAGRLALTTDSFVITPIFFPGGDIGSLAVHGTVNDLAMGGAKPLWLAAAFILEEGLARTDLARVVHSMAAAAEQAGVTIVTGDTKVVNHGKGDQVFITTTGVGWVPEGVSLGANRAQPGDVVLLSGTIGDHGMAILSLRENLEFETTIASDSAALHTLAAALLAACPPPALRCMRDPTRGGVATSLHEIALRSGVGVQLDESAIPVRESVSSACELLGIDPLYVANEGKLVAIVSSDYASRALATLKQHPLGADACRIGEIIASPKDMVLLQTSVGGTRVLDTHFHEQLPRIC, encoded by the coding sequence ATGGACACCCCCCAACCTAGCCTCGTGAACGCCTCCTGCCCCCTGCCCTTGCGCGAGCACGAGCGCATCGTCCTTGGCCACGGCGCCGGCGGTAAGCTCACCGCCCAGCTCATCAACGACGTCTTTCTACCCGCCTTCCGCAACCCCGTCCTCGAACGCATGGACGACCAGGCCGTGCTGGCGCTGCCGGCTGCGACAACCGGTCAGGGCGCCGGCCGCCTTGCCCTCACCACCGACAGCTTCGTCATCACCCCCATCTTTTTCCCCGGCGGCGACATCGGCTCTCTCGCCGTCCACGGCACCGTCAACGACCTCGCCATGGGCGGGGCCAAACCCCTCTGGCTCGCCGCCGCCTTCATCCTCGAAGAAGGCCTCGCCCGCACCGACCTCGCCCGCGTCGTGCATTCCATGGCCGCCGCCGCCGAACAAGCCGGCGTCACCATTGTCACCGGCGATACCAAAGTAGTGAATCACGGCAAGGGCGACCAGGTCTTTATTACCACCACCGGCGTCGGCTGGGTTCCCGAAGGCGTCTCCCTCGGCGCCAACCGCGCCCAGCCCGGAGACGTGGTCCTGCTCAGCGGCACCATCGGCGACCACGGCATGGCCATCCTCTCGCTGCGCGAAAACCTCGAGTTCGAAACCACCATCGCCAGCGATAGCGCTGCCCTGCACACCCTCGCGGCCGCGCTCCTCGCCGCCTGCCCACCCCCCGCGCTGCGCTGCATGCGTGACCCCACCCGCGGCGGCGTCGCTACCTCCCTGCACGAAATCGCCCTCCGCTCCGGCGTCGGCGTGCAACTCGACGAATCCGCCATCCCCGTCCGTGAATCCGTCAGCTCTGCCTGTGAACTGCTCGGTATCGACCCCCTCTACGTCGCCAACGAAGGCAAGCTCGTCGCCATCGTCTCGTCCGACTACGCCAGCCGCGCCCTCGCCACCCTCAAGCAGCACCCCCTGGGTGCGGATGCCTGCCGCATCGGCGAAATCATTGCCTCACCCAAAGATATGGTGCTGCTCCAGACCTCCGTCGGTGGCACCCGCGTCCTCGACACCCACTTTCACGAACAGTTGCCCCGCATCTGCTGA
- a CDS encoding hydrogenase, with protein MATTPNPPAKPNHLVEVNFDPITRIVGNLGIYTKIDFAKKQVAECHSTSSVFRGYSVFMKGKDPRDAHFITSRICGICGDNHATCANYAQNMAFGVKPPPLGEWIVNLGEAAEYMFDHCLYQDNMVGVDFCEEMIKQTNPSVWAKAEKTESPQAKVHGFHTIADIMRSLNPFTGAFYRESLEKSRLTREMFCLMEGRHVHPSTLYPGGVGTVATPQLFTDYLSRLLKYVSFMKRVVPLHDDLFNFIYEAMPGYEKVGQRRVLLGCWGAWNNPDHCDYRYETMSQWGHHMFVSPGVIVDGKLVTGDLVDINLGIRILLGHSFYDDWANQKTYVSHDPLGNPIDQRHPWNQTTTPRPQKRNFEGNYTWVMSPRWFDKKTGEHLALDTGGGPIARLWSTALQGLVHTGYVEAANGIIKINLPRTAELPETTFEWKPPKWSNAIERDRARTYFQAYSAAMALFFYDKAMATLLGGDNRTWSPFTVPDEAIGCGFHEAVRGVLSHHVVIRGGKIANYHPYPPTPWNASPRDSLGTAGPYEDAVQNTPIFEENGPDKFKGIDIMRAVRSFDPCLPCGVHMYLGNGRTLEVQHSPFFGHGK; from the coding sequence ATGGCGACCACCCCCAACCCTCCCGCCAAACCTAATCACCTCGTCGAAGTCAACTTCGATCCCATCACCCGCATCGTCGGCAACCTCGGCATCTACACCAAGATCGACTTCGCCAAAAAGCAAGTGGCCGAATGCCACTCCACCAGCTCGGTCTTCCGCGGCTACAGCGTCTTCATGAAGGGCAAAGATCCGCGCGACGCCCACTTCATCACCAGCCGCATCTGCGGCATCTGCGGCGACAATCACGCCACCTGCGCCAACTACGCCCAGAACATGGCCTTCGGCGTCAAGCCGCCTCCCCTGGGCGAATGGATCGTCAATCTCGGCGAAGCTGCCGAGTACATGTTCGACCACTGCCTGTACCAGGACAACATGGTCGGCGTCGATTTCTGCGAAGAGATGATCAAGCAGACCAATCCCAGCGTCTGGGCCAAGGCCGAAAAGACCGAATCTCCGCAAGCCAAAGTACACGGCTTCCACACCATCGCCGACATCATGCGCAGCCTGAATCCGTTTACCGGCGCCTTCTACCGCGAGTCCCTCGAAAAAAGCCGCCTCACGCGCGAAATGTTCTGCCTCATGGAGGGCCGCCACGTCCATCCTTCGACGCTCTATCCCGGTGGCGTCGGCACCGTGGCGACGCCGCAGTTGTTCACCGACTACCTTTCGCGCCTGCTCAAGTACGTCAGCTTCATGAAGCGCGTGGTGCCCCTGCACGACGACCTGTTCAACTTCATCTATGAAGCCATGCCGGGCTATGAAAAAGTCGGCCAGCGCCGCGTCCTGCTCGGCTGCTGGGGCGCCTGGAACAATCCCGACCATTGCGATTACCGCTACGAAACCATGTCGCAGTGGGGCCATCACATGTTCGTCTCCCCCGGCGTCATCGTGGACGGCAAGCTGGTCACCGGCGATCTCGTCGACATCAACCTCGGCATCCGCATCCTGCTCGGCCATTCCTTCTACGACGACTGGGCCAATCAGAAAACCTACGTTAGCCACGATCCCCTCGGCAACCCCATCGACCAGCGCCATCCCTGGAACCAAACCACCACGCCGCGCCCGCAGAAACGCAACTTCGAAGGCAACTACACCTGGGTGATGTCGCCACGCTGGTTTGACAAAAAGACCGGCGAGCACCTCGCCCTCGACACTGGCGGCGGTCCCATCGCCCGCTTGTGGTCCACCGCCCTGCAAGGCCTCGTCCATACCGGCTACGTTGAAGCCGCCAACGGCATCATCAAAATCAACCTGCCGCGCACCGCCGAGCTGCCCGAGACCACCTTCGAATGGAAGCCACCCAAGTGGTCGAACGCCATCGAGCGCGACCGCGCCCGTACGTACTTCCAGGCCTACTCCGCTGCCATGGCGCTGTTTTTCTACGACAAAGCCATGGCCACGCTGCTGGGCGGCGACAACCGCACCTGGTCGCCCTTCACCGTTCCCGACGAAGCCATCGGCTGCGGCTTTCATGAAGCTGTCCGCGGCGTCCTCAGCCATCATGTGGTGATCCGCGGCGGCAAAATCGCCAACTATCATCCCTATCCGCCCACACCCTGGAACGCCAGCCCGCGCGACAGCCTGGGCACGGCCGGACCCTACGAGGACGCGGTCCAGAACACGCCCATCTTCGAGGAGAACGGCCCCGATAAATTCAAAGGCATCGACATCATGCGTGCCGTCCGCAGCTTCGATCCCTGTCTGCCCTGCGGCGTCCACATGTACCTCGGCAACGGCCGCACCCTCGAGGTGCAGCACTCCCCCTTCTTTGGCCATGGAAAGTGA
- a CDS encoding hydrogenase maturation protease, with product MNARILIAGIGNIFLGDDAFGCEAAQALTKHALPAEVAVRDFGIRCLELAYLLDADWTAVIVLDAVSRGLLPGTLYRITLDDEPEPVAAAWRSPERQRADPAGHRSPHSQRPTGATRANSGEPPASLNPHSVGIEHLRSLARQTMVALPPMFLIGCEPLSLEPVFDNRPPLSPPVAAALPRACAMTEAMIQELLASHLQEVTTP from the coding sequence GTGAACGCCCGTATCCTCATTGCCGGCATCGGCAATATTTTCCTCGGCGATGATGCCTTCGGCTGCGAAGCCGCGCAGGCGCTGACGAAGCATGCCTTGCCGGCTGAGGTCGCCGTCCGGGACTTCGGCATCCGCTGCCTCGAATTAGCCTACCTGCTGGACGCTGACTGGACCGCGGTGATCGTCCTCGACGCTGTCAGCCGCGGCCTACTGCCCGGAACGCTGTACCGCATCACGCTCGACGACGAACCCGAGCCGGTGGCGGCAGCTTGGAGGAGCCCTGAGCGCCAGCGGGCGGACCCTGCCGGGCATCGAAGCCCGCACTCCCAGCGACCAACGGGAGCGACCAGGGCAAATAGTGGCGAGCCACCAGCCTCGCTCAATCCCCACAGTGTCGGCATTGAACACCTGCGTTCCCTCGCGCGCCAAACCATGGTTGCGCTTCCGCCCATGTTCCTGATCGGTTGTGAACCGCTCTCGCTGGAGCCCGTCTTCGACAATCGCCCCCCGCTCAGCCCGCCCGTTGCCGCCGCCCTGCCGCGCGCCTGCGCCATGACGGAGGCAATGATCCAGGAATTGCTCGCATCCCATCTCCAGGAGGTAACCACCCCATGA
- a CDS encoding hydrogenase expression protein HypE yields the protein MPTPTTLPPKIDLPVKEVDILWITAGMSCDGDSVSITAGQRPAIEDIVLQGIPGLPKVNLYNPVLASAVGEEFLVPFRKAWRGENTLPYVLVMEGSVPNEETHDEGYWAAWGEDLETHQPILTTAWLDHLAPNAAAIVAIGTCATYGGIHAMAGNPTGCMGLADYLGWDFRSAAGLPIVNVPGCPVQPDNFMETLTYLLYELAGLAPIIPLDAKLRPTWLFGKTVHEGCDRAGYYEQSDFANEYGSPKCLVKLGCWGPVVNCNVPKRGWMDGIGGCPNVGGICMTCTMPGFPDKFMPFMDEPPGSSVSVMAGAGYGRMIRTLRSVTNISGNQEPKWRHRGPALTTGYQDAARF from the coding sequence ATGCCCACCCCCACCACGCTTCCTCCCAAGATCGATCTCCCCGTGAAGGAGGTCGACATCCTTTGGATCACCGCCGGCATGAGCTGCGATGGCGATTCTGTCTCCATCACCGCCGGCCAGCGCCCGGCCATTGAAGATATAGTCCTTCAGGGCATTCCCGGTCTGCCCAAGGTAAACCTCTACAATCCGGTACTCGCGTCCGCCGTAGGCGAGGAATTTCTGGTTCCCTTCCGCAAGGCCTGGCGTGGCGAAAACACGCTACCTTACGTCCTGGTCATGGAAGGTTCGGTGCCCAACGAAGAAACTCATGATGAAGGCTACTGGGCCGCCTGGGGCGAAGATCTGGAAACCCACCAGCCCATCCTCACCACCGCCTGGCTCGATCACCTCGCGCCCAACGCCGCCGCCATCGTCGCCATCGGCACCTGCGCCACCTACGGAGGCATTCACGCCATGGCGGGCAACCCCACCGGCTGCATGGGTCTCGCCGACTACCTCGGCTGGGACTTCCGCTCCGCTGCCGGCCTGCCCATCGTCAACGTCCCCGGCTGTCCGGTGCAGCCCGACAATTTCATGGAGACGCTCACCTACCTTCTCTACGAGCTCGCCGGCCTTGCCCCGATCATTCCGCTCGACGCCAAGCTGCGCCCCACCTGGCTGTTTGGCAAAACCGTGCACGAGGGCTGTGACCGCGCTGGCTACTACGAGCAATCCGACTTTGCGAACGAGTACGGCTCGCCCAAATGTCTGGTCAAGCTCGGCTGCTGGGGCCCGGTCGTCAACTGCAACGTTCCCAAGCGCGGCTGGATGGATGGCATCGGCGGCTGTCCCAACGTCGGCGGCATCTGCATGACTTGCACCATGCCCGGCTTCCCCGACAAATTCATGCCCTTTATGGATGAGCCGCCCGGCTCCAGCGTCTCCGTCATGGCCGGCGCCGGCTACGGCCGCATGATCCGCACCCTCCGCAGCGTCACCAACATCAGCGGCAATCAGGAACCCAAATGGCGCCATCGCGGACCGGCTCTCACCACCGGTTACCAGGACGCCGCCCGTTTCTAA
- a CDS encoding putative toxin-antitoxin system toxin component, PIN family, whose translation MPPAFCRPPLGYPRRHPPRVQPPRPRQAIPAPDQSGHRERAAPAPPRHPVATVPAVKAVLDTNVLVSAFLKGNGREALIFSLACARRFIPAVSDLLLREYEEVLTRPGFGFNAQKIRIELSRFLAAAFRAPTNVPSVHAAYDPADDMVLDCALASGASYLVTGNTRHFPPQFETVRILPPRDFLLVLAASLA comes from the coding sequence ATACCTCCAGCGTTTTGCCGCCCGCCCCTCGGCTACCCTCGCCGCCATCCGCCGCGAGTCCAGCCGCCGCGGCCTCGACAAGCTATCCCTGCGCCAGATCAATCAGGTCATCGGGAGCGTGCGGCGCCAGCGCCGCCGCGCCACCCGGTAGCGACCGTGCCCGCCGTTAAAGCCGTTCTCGATACCAATGTCCTCGTTTCGGCCTTCCTCAAAGGAAACGGGCGCGAGGCCCTCATTTTCTCCCTGGCTTGCGCCAGGCGGTTCATCCCCGCCGTTTCCGACCTCCTGCTTCGGGAGTACGAAGAGGTCCTCACCCGCCCAGGCTTCGGCTTTAATGCACAAAAGATTCGCATCGAGCTGAGCCGTTTCCTTGCCGCGGCCTTTCGTGCTCCCACCAACGTCCCCTCAGTACACGCCGCCTACGATCCCGCCGACGACATGGTGCTCGACTGCGCACTGGCCTCTGGCGCCAGCTACTTGGTCACCGGCAACACACGCCACTTTCCGCCTCAGTTCGAAACCGTCCGCATCCTCCCGCCCCGCGACTTCCTTCTGGTCCTCGCCGCCTCCCTCGCCTAG
- a CDS encoding hydrogenase maturation nickel metallochaperone HypA, with the protein MAAPVRPRGVWILQIRPRYPPRTENLLDVMHELSLAMSLLDGVQEECTARGGLRLRAIHLRIGSLAGVSADALSFAYELASADTPLAGTRLVVEAAGSRELEIIGLEVEDDDATHAPPHHRSPAQSAAR; encoded by the coding sequence ATGGCCGCTCCTGTTAGGCCTCGTGGCGTTTGGATTTTACAAATTCGGCCCCGATATCCGCCGCGAACTGAAAATCTACTCGATGTAATGCACGAGCTCTCTCTCGCCATGAGCCTGCTCGACGGCGTGCAGGAGGAGTGCACCGCCCGCGGCGGCCTCCGCCTCCGCGCCATTCACCTCCGCATCGGCTCTCTCGCCGGCGTGAGCGCCGACGCCCTCAGCTTCGCCTATGAGCTCGCCAGCGCGGATACCCCCCTCGCTGGCACGCGCCTGGTGGTCGAAGCGGCCGGCAGCCGCGAGCTGGAAATTATTGGATTGGAGGTCGAAGATGACGATGCCACCCACGCTCCCCCGCATCATCGAAGTCCGGCGCAATCTGCTGCGCGATAA
- a CDS encoding amidohydrolase family protein, which translates to MRTRTLALCLTAALVLTGSGMAGAQFLQTPAPPPPVLVEAAAMLNVHNGQYTRPARILVENGRIAALGANVTAPAGVKVLNLGNLTLLPGLIDSHVHMFLHPMAPGHAPDEAGQTIHESVALRTIIATIQAKQDLMAGFTTEKDMGTEGAGNADTALRRMINDGAIPGPRLWVSGMAISIIGGHEAIYGYNPAIIIPQNADMVTGTTQLIETIRRQHYEGSTFVKIYETGHDEFHNGVFHTPYQFTEPQLAAAVQEAARLGTFVCVHDQGEPGTLFAAQAGVASIEHATQLSPETMKLMVQKHIFAVPTFTVFIAFHSKALGGPGGPDPLVEYKAREFRKQLAAGVPMAMGSDVGPFPHGTQSQEFYWMVHFGMSPIEAIQAGTINGAELVRDAKDLGSLDVGKYADIVGVRGNPLQNIKLLEHVQFVMKGGKVYKNEAM; encoded by the coding sequence ATGCGTACCCGCACCCTCGCACTCTGTCTGACTGCCGCCTTAGTCCTTACCGGCTCCGGGATGGCCGGGGCGCAATTTCTCCAAACCCCTGCGCCTCCGCCGCCGGTGCTGGTCGAGGCCGCGGCCATGCTCAACGTCCACAATGGCCAGTACACGCGGCCTGCCCGCATCCTGGTCGAAAATGGCCGCATCGCCGCCCTCGGCGCCAACGTGACTGCCCCGGCCGGCGTGAAAGTGCTCAATCTCGGCAACCTCACTCTGCTGCCGGGCCTGATTGATAGCCACGTGCACATGTTCCTGCACCCCATGGCGCCCGGCCACGCGCCCGACGAGGCCGGACAGACGATTCATGAGTCCGTCGCCCTGCGCACTATCATCGCCACCATCCAGGCGAAGCAGGACCTCATGGCGGGCTTCACGACCGAAAAAGATATGGGCACCGAAGGCGCCGGCAACGCCGATACCGCGCTGCGCCGGATGATCAACGACGGCGCCATCCCCGGCCCGCGCCTCTGGGTTTCCGGCATGGCTATCTCCATCATCGGCGGCCACGAAGCCATCTACGGCTACAACCCTGCCATCATCATTCCGCAAAACGCCGACATGGTGACCGGTACCACCCAACTCATCGAGACCATCCGCCGGCAGCATTATGAAGGCTCAACCTTCGTCAAAATTTACGAGACTGGCCACGACGAATTCCACAACGGCGTCTTCCATACGCCGTACCAATTCACTGAGCCGCAACTCGCCGCAGCCGTGCAAGAGGCCGCGCGCCTCGGCACCTTCGTCTGCGTGCATGATCAGGGCGAGCCCGGCACGCTCTTCGCCGCCCAGGCCGGCGTGGCCTCCATCGAACACGCCACGCAACTCTCTCCCGAGACCATGAAACTCATGGTCCAGAAGCATATCTTCGCCGTGCCCACCTTCACCGTCTTCATTGCTTTTCACAGTAAAGCCCTCGGTGGCCCCGGTGGTCCCGATCCCTTGGTCGAATACAAAGCGCGCGAGTTTCGCAAACAACTGGCCGCAGGCGTGCCCATGGCCATGGGGTCCGATGTCGGCCCCTTCCCGCACGGCACCCAAAGTCAGGAATTTTACTGGATGGTGCACTTCGGCATGTCACCGATCGAGGCCATTCAAGCCGGAACCATCAACGGCGCTGAACTCGTCCGCGACGCCAAAGATCTCGGTTCGCTCGACGTGGGCAAATACGCCGATATCGTCGGCGTCAGGGGCAACCCGCTCCAGAACATCAAGCTGCTGGAACACGTCCAGTTCGTGATGAAAGGCGGCAAAGTCTACAAGAACGAGGCGATGTAA
- a CDS encoding type II toxin-antitoxin system Phd/YefM family antitoxin, which yields MPGQHNLVARLCMAHQLRQLRLSRRDRNFPHPPPAHHSVDRSMVHFYRPGDGAQLARCRVSPAVDRAQKSRRISCCYNRTRTNYLVHGAISLSNRTLSKATRVVPALVARTQFGQLLRRVKQNQERFVIDRRGEPQAVILSIEEYLQRFAARPSATLAAIRRESSRRGLDKLSLRQINQVIGSVRRQRRRATR from the coding sequence ATGCCGGGTCAGCACAACCTCGTCGCCCGCCTCTGCATGGCGCACCAACTCCGTCAGTTGCGCCTTAGCCGCCGTGACCGAAACTTTCCTCATCCTCCGCCCGCACACCACAGTGTAGACCGTTCCATGGTCCATTTTTACCGGCCCGGCGACGGCGCACAACTTGCACGATGCCGCGTGTCCCCCGCCGTCGACCGCGCGCAAAAGAGTCGGCGCATTTCATGCTGCTACAATAGAACTCGAACTAATTACTTGGTTCACGGAGCCATCAGCTTGTCGAACCGCACCCTGTCCAAGGCCACCCGAGTCGTTCCGGCGCTCGTTGCCCGCACTCAATTCGGACAACTTCTGCGCAGGGTCAAACAGAACCAGGAGCGCTTTGTCATTGACCGCAGAGGAGAACCTCAAGCCGTCATTCTGAGCATCGAAGAATACCTCCAGCGTTTTGCCGCCCGCCCCTCGGCTACCCTCGCCGCCATCCGCCGCGAGTCCAGCCGCCGCGGCCTCGACAAGCTATCCCTGCGCCAGATCAATCAGGTCATCGGGAGCGTGCGGCGCCAGCGCCGCCGCGCCACCCGGTAG
- the hypB gene encoding hydrogenase accessory protein HypB, with protein sequence MPPTLPRIIEVRRNLLRDNDMRARALRERFHAAGVRVVSLVSSPGAGKTTLLQALLPRLRQRACVATLVGDLATENDARRLAGAGAPVRQINTGTLCHLEARMIDAALADWDLNALNLLLIENVGNLVCPSGYDLGEDLRLVLASVTEGEDKPLKYPTIFNTADVAVITKLDLAEPAGCDLALLRRNIEAVRPGMRICEVSARSGAGLPALEHLMVGAGTTA encoded by the coding sequence ATGCCACCCACGCTCCCCCGCATCATCGAAGTCCGGCGCAATCTGCTGCGCGATAACGACATGCGTGCCCGCGCCCTGCGCGAGCGCTTTCACGCCGCTGGCGTGCGCGTCGTCAGCCTCGTCTCCAGCCCCGGCGCCGGCAAAACCACGCTCCTGCAGGCTCTGCTGCCGCGCTTGCGCCAGCGCGCGTGCGTCGCCACCTTGGTCGGTGATCTCGCCACCGAAAACGATGCCCGCCGCCTCGCCGGCGCCGGCGCCCCTGTCCGACAGATCAACACCGGAACTCTCTGCCATCTCGAAGCCCGCATGATCGATGCCGCTCTTGCTGACTGGGACCTGAACGCGCTCAATCTCCTGCTGATCGAAAATGTCGGCAACCTCGTCTGTCCCTCCGGCTACGATCTCGGCGAAGACCTGCGCCTGGTACTCGCCTCCGTCACCGAAGGCGAAGACAAGCCGCTCAAATATCCCACCATCTTCAACACGGCCGACGTCGCTGTTATCACCAAGCTGGATCTGGCCGAACCGGCCGGCTGCGATCTCGCCCTGTTGCGTCGCAACATCGAGGCTGTCCGCCCGGGCATGCGCATCTGCGAAGTCTCGGCGCGCAGCGGCGCCGGGTTGCCTGCGCTCGAGCACCTGATGGTCGGTGCGGGCACGACCGCATGA
- a CDS encoding DoxX family protein, with the protein MAAASIADRFRPVGLTLLRLTTGVVFLYHGLAKVNDFHQWTQNFTHMGFPGGVAYFIGPLEVVGGILLILGLFSRVFGLLLAGEMLTALLKVHLPATKITNVPGLNPPMMLSAMAFVIFCYGGGPVSLDRLRSGRPRAKKAAAG; encoded by the coding sequence ATGGCCGCTGCCAGCATTGCCGATCGCTTCCGCCCGGTGGGCCTGACGCTATTGCGTCTGACGACTGGGGTAGTGTTTCTGTATCACGGGTTGGCAAAGGTCAATGACTTTCACCAGTGGACGCAGAACTTTACCCACATGGGCTTCCCGGGAGGCGTGGCCTATTTTATTGGACCGCTGGAGGTGGTCGGCGGCATTCTGCTAATCCTGGGGCTTTTTAGCCGCGTGTTCGGATTGCTGCTGGCGGGGGAGATGCTGACGGCGCTGCTCAAGGTGCATTTGCCGGCGACGAAAATCACGAATGTCCCGGGGCTCAATCCGCCTATGATGCTGTCGGCGATGGCGTTCGTCATCTTCTGTTACGGCGGCGGGCCGGTGTCGCTGGACCGGCTGCGCTCGGGCCGTCCGCGGGCGAAAAAGGCTGCGGCCGGTTAA
- a CDS encoding SIS domain-containing protein: MSTPAPVVIQPRAHDEETWRTKVMRKCAESIEVKQKFFDAYADQIGELSQKMAAAFSSGHRLWVIGNGGSACDAQHIAVEFLHPIIEKRRALPARDLVSQSAVVTAISNDKDFAKVFVDQLDLWSRPGDMVIAFSTSGHSPNLIYALEYANAHAMLTVGFSGKDGGRLADTAQYCFTVPSFSTHRIQESHVALLHILWDLIHVALGEEDVV, translated from the coding sequence ATGAGCACTCCCGCCCCCGTCGTCATTCAACCTCGCGCTCATGATGAAGAGACCTGGCGCACCAAGGTCATGCGCAAGTGCGCTGAATCCATCGAGGTCAAGCAAAAGTTCTTCGACGCCTACGCTGACCAGATCGGCGAGCTCAGCCAGAAAATGGCTGCCGCCTTCAGCTCAGGTCATCGCCTCTGGGTCATCGGCAACGGCGGCAGCGCCTGCGACGCCCAGCACATCGCCGTCGAGTTCCTGCACCCCATCATCGAAAAGCGCCGCGCCCTGCCCGCCCGCGATCTGGTCAGCCAATCCGCCGTGGTCACCGCCATCAGCAACGATAAGGATTTCGCCAAAGTCTTCGTCGACCAGCTCGACCTCTGGTCCCGCCCCGGCGACATGGTCATCGCCTTCTCGACCTCCGGCCACTCCCCCAACCTCATCTACGCCCTCGAATACGCCAACGCCCACGCCATGCTCACCGTCGGCTTCAGCGGCAAAGACGGCGGCCGCCTCGCCGACACCGCCCAGTACTGCTTCACCGTCCCCAGCTTTTCCACCCACCGCATCCAGGAATCCCACGTCGCCCTCCTCCACATCCTCTGGGACCTCATCCACGTCGCCCTCGGCGAAGAAGACGTGGTCTGA
- a CDS encoding type II toxin-antitoxin system Phd/YefM family antitoxin: protein MRKVSVTAAKAQLTELVRHAEAGDEVVLTRHGQPVVHLVPVRKSPDRQARCALLHAVRAAAARKRTPGPSAARSQDFLYGDDGLPE, encoded by the coding sequence ATGAGGAAAGTTTCGGTCACGGCGGCTAAGGCGCAACTGACGGAGTTGGTGCGCCATGCAGAGGCGGGCGACGAGGTTGTGCTGACCCGGCATGGACAGCCGGTAGTGCACCTTGTCCCTGTGCGGAAGAGTCCGGACCGGCAGGCACGGTGCGCCTTGCTGCACGCGGTGCGAGCAGCAGCGGCTCGCAAGCGGACGCCGGGGCCGAGTGCGGCGCGCAGTCAGGATTTTTTGTATGGCGACGACGGGCTTCCGGAATGA